One segment of Dolichospermum sp. DET69 DNA contains the following:
- the sir gene encoding sulfite reductase, ferredoxin dependent, producing MVNSAASPLTNRKPSKVEGIKENSNFLLEPVATEILQDTTHFTEDAIQILKFHGSYQQDNRDNRVKGQEKDYQMMLRTKNPGGLVPPQLYLALDKLADEYGNHTLRATTRQGFQLHGILKKNLKAAIATIVENLGSTLGACGDINRNVMAPPAPFKNRSEYQYAWEYAQNIADLLSPQTGAYYEIWLDGEKAISAQEHPDVKAARQTNGNGTVIHDSVEPIYGTHYMPRKFKICVTVPGDNSVDLYSQDLTLVVITNKKGALAGFNIFAGGGLGRTHNKEETFARIADPIGYVAKADVYNLVKAIVATQRDYGDRTDRRHARLKYLINDWGVDKFRTQVEEYLGKPLEPFKDLIQFKYKDFLGWNEQGDGKLFLGISIENGRVKDDGTFQLKTALRTIVEQFNLPIRLTGNQNLLFYDIAPEDKEAIQEILDNCGVVADPEQIAALTRYAMACPALPTCGLAITESERVIPVILERIRALLDKLGLQNQHFVVRMTGCPNGCARPYMAELGLVGSAAESYQVWLGGSPNQTRLAQPFEEKLHHNDIESFLEPIFVFFKKSRTPKESFGDFCDRLGFDAIREFVANYNPGDPTSSGKSRHRVSLRDDFYAQLKETAEKQERPMTDLVHEALEAYFQTL from the coding sequence ATGGTTAACTCTGCTGCTTCCCCTCTCACCAACCGTAAGCCTTCTAAAGTTGAAGGTATTAAAGAAAATAGTAACTTTTTGCTTGAACCTGTAGCCACCGAAATCCTTCAGGACACCACCCACTTTACTGAAGACGCAATTCAGATTCTCAAGTTTCACGGTTCTTATCAACAGGATAACCGTGATAACCGCGTCAAGGGACAGGAAAAAGATTATCAAATGATGCTGCGGACAAAAAATCCCGGCGGGTTAGTACCACCCCAGCTATATTTGGCTTTGGATAAATTAGCTGATGAATATGGTAATCATACTTTAAGAGCTACTACTCGCCAAGGCTTTCAGCTACATGGTATCCTGAAAAAGAACCTGAAAGCAGCGATCGCTACAATTGTCGAAAATCTTGGTTCAACTTTGGGCGCTTGTGGTGACATCAACCGCAACGTTATGGCTCCTCCCGCCCCCTTTAAAAATCGCTCAGAATATCAGTATGCTTGGGAATATGCCCAAAATATCGCTGATTTACTTTCTCCCCAAACCGGCGCATATTATGAAATTTGGTTAGATGGGGAAAAAGCCATTAGCGCCCAAGAACATCCAGATGTTAAAGCAGCCCGACAAACTAACGGTAATGGTACTGTTATTCATGATTCCGTAGAACCTATCTATGGTACTCACTATATGCCCCGCAAATTTAAAATTTGCGTCACAGTCCCCGGTGATAATTCCGTTGATTTATATTCCCAAGATCTAACGTTGGTAGTAATTACCAATAAAAAAGGCGCGTTAGCAGGATTTAATATCTTTGCTGGTGGTGGTTTGGGTAGAACCCATAATAAAGAAGAAACCTTTGCCAGAATTGCCGATCCTATTGGTTATGTTGCCAAAGCTGATGTATATAATCTTGTAAAGGCTATTGTTGCCACACAACGAGATTATGGCGATCGCACCGACAGAAGACACGCTAGATTAAAATACTTAATTAATGATTGGGGTGTAGATAAATTCCGCACTCAAGTAGAAGAATACTTAGGTAAACCTCTCGAACCCTTTAAAGACCTAATTCAGTTTAAATATAAAGACTTCCTGGGCTGGAATGAACAGGGAGATGGGAAACTATTCTTGGGTATTTCCATTGAGAATGGGCGTGTCAAAGATGACGGCACATTCCAACTTAAAACCGCTTTACGGACAATTGTAGAGCAGTTTAATCTGCCTATTCGCCTCACAGGTAATCAAAACCTGCTATTTTACGATATTGCTCCTGAAGATAAAGAAGCTATTCAGGAGATTCTCGATAATTGCGGCGTTGTTGCTGACCCTGAGCAAATAGCAGCATTAACCCGCTATGCTATGGCTTGCCCTGCCTTACCTACTTGCGGTTTAGCAATCACAGAATCAGAAAGAGTAATACCTGTAATTCTAGAAAGGATTCGGGCTTTATTAGATAAACTGGGTTTACAAAATCAGCATTTTGTGGTAAGAATGACCGGTTGCCCCAATGGTTGCGCTCGTCCTTATATGGCAGAATTGGGTTTGGTGGGTAGTGCTGCGGAATCTTATCAAGTGTGGTTGGGTGGTTCACCAAATCAAACCCGGTTAGCACAACCTTTTGAGGAAAAACTGCACCACAATGATATTGAAAGTTTCCTCGAACCGATTTTTGTCTTCTTTAAAAAGTCGCGCACACCCAAAGAAAGTTTTGGGGATTTTTGCGACAGATTGGGTTTTGATGCGATTAGGGAATTTGTGGCTAATTACAACCCAGGAGATCCTACCAGCAGTGGTAAATCCCGTCACCGCGTCAGTCTGCGGGATGATTTTTACGCTCAACTCAAGGAAACGGCTGAGAAGCAAGAACGACCGATGACTGATTTGGTACATGAGGCTTTGGAGGCTTATTTCCAAACGCTGTAG
- a CDS encoding NAD(P)-dependent oxidoreductase produces MKKLLITGVSGFLGWHLGQLAQLEWEVYGTYHSHFLEIPDIKMVKVNLTDFQELKGIFNDIKPDAVIHTAAQSQPNYCQLHSQESYKINVTASCDIAGLCADNSLPLVFTSTDLVFDGLNAPYQEIDQVSPVNIYGEQKVEAEAGILKVYPQAAICRMPLMFGRETPTAKSFIQQFIQILKDGKELSLFIDEFRTPVSANTAAKGLLLALEKVNGIIHLGGKERISRYEFGKILVEILQLPNDKLKSCFQADIKMAAARPKDVSLDSSKAFALGYQSLSVREELEILKSTC; encoded by the coding sequence ATGAAAAAACTTTTAATTACAGGTGTTAGTGGTTTTTTAGGTTGGCATCTTGGTCAATTAGCGCAGCTAGAATGGGAAGTTTATGGTACATATCATAGCCATTTTCTAGAAATACCTGATATTAAAATGGTGAAGGTTAATTTAACAGACTTTCAGGAATTAAAAGGGATATTTAATGATATCAAACCGGATGCAGTAATTCACACTGCTGCCCAATCTCAACCAAATTATTGTCAACTTCATTCCCAGGAATCTTATAAAATCAATGTTACAGCCTCTTGTGATATTGCGGGACTTTGTGCTGATAATTCTTTACCTTTAGTTTTTACTTCTACCGATTTAGTTTTTGATGGTTTAAATGCACCTTATCAAGAAATAGATCAAGTATCACCTGTTAATATTTACGGTGAGCAAAAAGTCGAAGCTGAAGCAGGTATATTAAAAGTATATCCCCAAGCGGCTATTTGTCGAATGCCGTTAATGTTTGGCAGGGAAACACCCACAGCTAAAAGCTTTATTCAGCAATTTATCCAAATATTGAAAGACGGAAAAGAACTAAGTTTATTTATAGATGAATTTCGCACTCCGGTTAGTGCAAATACAGCCGCGAAAGGGTTATTATTAGCTTTAGAAAAGGTTAATGGGATCATTCATTTAGGTGGAAAAGAGAGAATTTCCCGTTATGAATTTGGGAAAATATTAGTTGAAATCTTACAACTTCCAAATGATAAATTAAAATCCTGTTTTCAGGCAGATATAAAAATGGCAGCAGCAAGGCCAAAAGATGTTTCTTTAGATAGTTCCAAGGCTTTTGCTTTGGGTTATCAATCATTATCTGTGAGAGAGGAGTTAGAAATATTAAAATCTACCTGTTAG
- the ilvA gene encoding threonine ammonia-lyase, biosynthetic, with amino-acid sequence MYCDYLVQILTARVYDVAQETPLEYAPNLSKRINNKLLLKREDMQSVFSFKLRGAYNKMVNLSPDLLKQGVIAASAGNHAQGVALAASRLGTTAIIVMPVITPEVKINAVKARGGEVVLYGNNYDDAYAHARELEAEKGLTFIHPFDDPDVIAGQGTIGMEILRQYQQPIHAIFVAIGGGGLISGIAAYVKRLRPDIKIIGVEPVDANAMYQSLQAGERVRLSQVGLFADGVAVREVGEETFRLCQQYVDEIILVDTDATCAAIKDVFEDTRSILEPAGALAIAAAKVYAEREQIQDQTLIAVACGANMNFDRLRFVAERAEFGERREAIFAVNIPEERGSLRKFCECIGNRNLTEFNYRIADNQEAHIFVGMQIENRADAAKIVENFAANGLKTIDLTDDELTKLHLRHMVGGHSSLAENELLYRFEFPERPGALMKFVTSMSPDWNISLFHYRNNGADYGRIVVGMQVPPHEMSEWQSFLDTLGYHYWNESDNLAYKLFLG; translated from the coding sequence ATGTATTGCGATTACTTAGTACAAATCCTCACCGCCCGCGTCTATGATGTAGCCCAAGAAACACCACTGGAATATGCCCCAAACCTGTCCAAACGCATCAATAACAAACTTCTCCTGAAACGGGAAGATATGCAGTCAGTCTTCTCCTTCAAACTGCGGGGGGCATATAACAAAATGGTCAATCTCTCCCCAGACCTACTCAAACAGGGTGTCATAGCGGCTTCTGCGGGCAATCATGCCCAAGGTGTTGCCTTAGCTGCCAGTCGCTTGGGAACAACCGCAATCATCGTGATGCCAGTGATTACGCCAGAGGTAAAAATAAATGCCGTCAAAGCTAGGGGCGGAGAAGTAGTTTTATATGGTAATAATTATGACGATGCCTACGCCCACGCGCGGGAATTGGAAGCAGAAAAAGGGTTGACCTTTATACATCCCTTTGATGATCCTGATGTGATTGCTGGCCAGGGAACAATTGGCATGGAAATCCTGCGCCAATATCAGCAACCTATTCACGCTATCTTTGTGGCCATTGGTGGAGGTGGCTTAATTTCCGGAATTGCAGCTTATGTCAAACGGTTGCGTCCTGATATTAAAATTATTGGTGTTGAACCTGTAGACGCTAACGCCATGTATCAATCATTGCAAGCTGGTGAGCGCGTGCGGTTGTCTCAGGTGGGTTTATTTGCTGACGGTGTAGCAGTGCGGGAAGTAGGAGAAGAAACCTTCCGGCTATGTCAACAATATGTAGATGAAATTATTTTAGTGGATACAGATGCTACCTGCGCGGCGATTAAAGACGTGTTTGAGGATACTCGTTCTATTTTAGAACCTGCGGGGGCATTAGCGATCGCAGCGGCAAAAGTTTACGCAGAAAGAGAACAAATTCAAGATCAAACCCTCATCGCTGTTGCTTGTGGCGCTAATATGAATTTTGATCGCTTGCGTTTTGTGGCAGAACGGGCAGAATTTGGAGAACGTCGAGAAGCCATATTTGCAGTTAACATTCCCGAAGAAAGAGGTAGTTTAAGAAAGTTTTGCGAATGTATTGGTAATCGCAACTTGACAGAATTTAATTATCGGATTGCTGATAATCAAGAAGCGCATATTTTCGTAGGTATGCAAATAGAAAATCGTGCCGACGCTGCGAAAATAGTCGAAAACTTTGCAGCTAATGGATTAAAAACCATAGACTTAACAGATGATGAATTAACAAAACTACATTTGCGTCACATGGTAGGAGGACATTCTTCTCTAGCAGAAAATGAACTCCTTTACCGCTTTGAATTTCCCGAACGTCCAGGGGCTTTAATGAAATTTGTAACTTCCATGTCTCCTGATTGGAATATTAGTTTATTTCATTATCGCAATAATGGCGCAGACTATGGACGGATTGTGGTAGGAATGCAAGTTCCCCCCCATGAAATGTCAGAATGGCAATCATTTTTAGATACTCTCGGTTATCACTATTGGAATGAAAGCGATAATCTTGCATATAAGTTGTTTTTAGGATGA
- the miaB gene encoding tRNA (N6-isopentenyl adenosine(37)-C2)-methylthiotransferase MiaB, translated as MTTNRHYHIITFGCQMNKADSERMAGILEDMGFEWSDDPNQADVILYNTCTIRDNAEQKVYSYLGRQAKRKQEQPDLTLIVAGCVAQQEGEALLRRVPELDLVMGPQHANRLKDLLESVFAGNQVVATEEVHIFEDITQPRRDSQVTAWVNIIYGCNERCTYCVVPNVRGVEQSRTPESIRAEIEQLARQGYQEITLLGQNIDAYGRDLPGSTPEGRHLHTLTDLLYYVHDVPGIERIRFATSHPRYFTERLIKACADLPKVCEHFHIPFQSGDNELLKAMSRGYTHEKYRRIIDTIRRYMPDASISADAIVGFPGETETQFENTLKLVEDIGFDLVNTAAYSPRPSTPAALWDNQLSEEVKSDRLQRLNHLVNIKAAERSERYFGRIEEVLVEAQNTKDINQVMGRTGGNRLTFFTGDINELKGQIVKVKITEVRAFSLTGEAVEVRQPVTA; from the coding sequence ATGACCACTAACCGCCATTATCATATTATTACCTTCGGTTGCCAGATGAATAAAGCCGACTCCGAGCGCATGGCTGGCATCTTAGAAGACATGGGCTTTGAGTGGTCAGACGACCCAAATCAAGCAGATGTAATCCTTTACAACACCTGCACCATTCGGGATAATGCGGAACAGAAAGTATATTCTTATTTAGGTAGACAGGCCAAACGCAAACAAGAGCAACCTGATTTAACATTGATTGTTGCTGGTTGTGTTGCCCAACAAGAAGGAGAAGCTTTACTACGACGGGTGCCAGAATTGGATTTAGTCATGGGACCCCAACACGCCAACCGTCTTAAAGATTTGCTAGAGTCGGTTTTTGCAGGTAATCAAGTTGTTGCTACCGAAGAAGTTCATATTTTTGAAGATATCACCCAACCTCGTCGGGATAGTCAGGTAACAGCTTGGGTAAATATCATTTATGGCTGTAATGAACGTTGTACTTATTGCGTAGTTCCCAACGTGCGCGGTGTAGAACAGTCTCGCACACCAGAATCAATTCGCGCGGAAATAGAACAGTTAGCAAGACAAGGTTATCAAGAAATTACCCTCTTGGGTCAAAATATTGACGCTTACGGACGTGATTTACCTGGTTCTACCCCTGAAGGTCGTCACCTGCATACATTGACAGATTTACTATATTATGTACATGATGTACCGGGAATTGAACGAATTAGATTTGCCACCAGTCACCCCCGTTATTTTACAGAAAGATTAATTAAAGCTTGTGCAGATTTGCCTAAAGTTTGCGAACATTTTCATATTCCCTTTCAATCTGGGGATAATGAGCTTTTGAAAGCTATGTCACGGGGTTATACTCACGAAAAATATCGCCGGATTATTGATACTATTAGACGGTATATGCCAGATGCGTCAATTAGTGCTGATGCGATTGTGGGTTTTCCGGGTGAAACAGAAACACAGTTTGAAAATACTTTAAAATTGGTGGAAGATATCGGTTTTGATTTAGTGAATACTGCGGCTTATTCACCCCGTCCTAGCACACCTGCGGCTTTGTGGGATAATCAACTCAGTGAAGAGGTAAAGAGCGATCGCTTGCAAAGATTAAATCATTTAGTTAATATTAAAGCAGCGGAAAGATCCGAACGTTACTTTGGCCGCATTGAAGAAGTATTAGTAGAAGCGCAAAACACCAAAGACATAAATCAGGTCATGGGAAGAACCGGGGGAAATCGGCTTACGTTCTTTACTGGTGATATTAATGAACTTAAAGGACAAATAGTCAAAGTCAAAATTACCGAAGTTCGGGCTTTTAGTTTAACTGGAGAAGCAGTAGAAGTTCGTCAACCAGTCACAGCTTAA
- a CDS encoding type II toxin-antitoxin system VapC family toxin has protein sequence MLYLIDTNVCVMYLNGRSTSISDRILSLPTKDIAVCSVVKAELFYGAMKSNNLSRTLQRQKAFLDHYESLPFNDQSASIFGNIRAQLTAQGTPIGAYDLQIAAIALANNLILVTHNTREFSRVLELQLEDWEIV, from the coding sequence ATGCTTTATCTAATTGATACTAATGTTTGTGTGATGTACTTAAATGGACGCTCTACATCTATTAGCGATCGCATTTTATCATTACCAACTAAAGATATAGCTGTGTGTTCTGTGGTAAAAGCAGAACTTTTTTATGGTGCAATGAAAAGTAATAATCTTTCGCGTACATTACAAAGACAAAAAGCATTTCTTGATCATTATGAATCTTTACCTTTCAATGATCAATCTGCCTCTATTTTTGGTAATATTCGCGCTCAACTTACTGCTCAAGGAACACCAATAGGAGCTTATGATTTACAAATTGCTGCTATTGCTTTAGCTAATAATTTGATATTAGTTACACACAATACTAGGGAGTTTTCACGTGTTCTTGAATTACAATTAGAAGACTGGGAAATTGTCTGA